In Holophagaceae bacterium, the sequence AACTCCTCAGTCGTGCGGCCGGCGGCTTGCTCAGCCTTCCGCTCGACGATGTCATAGATCTGGTTGTCCGCGTAATAGACCGGGACGACCTTGATGGCGATGGCGGCCAGGATCGCCACCACCAGCAGGCTGACCGTGCAGCCCACTTTCCCTTCGCCGCGCTGCCTTCTCATTCGATCGCCCATGAAGCACCTCGCAAGAAAATCAGTCAAAGCCGTTGCGGAATAATAACCCGGTCATCACTATGGCGGACCGGCATAAGAGGCCGAAACAAAATTCTCGGAACCGCACAGGCCGATTTGAATCGGCCCCTAATTTTTCAGGTCCTCGGCCGCCTGCTTGGCCAGGGGAGCCACGAGAGGCCCATCGGGGCCGAAAAGGGTCGAGTTGGAATAATTTTGGGCCTTCCCGAAGGCCTGGATGGCCTCGGGGATGTAGACGGTTCCAAGCCTGCTGAGGCAGATCCCCGTGTAATAGTCGACGGTTCCCTGACCCAGCCCCAGGGCCGAGGGCGGCCTGCCGGCGCCGGATACCTTGGTGTCGCGCAGCAATTCCAGCGCCTTGTCGTAGCGGCGGAAATGCATGAGTGCGATGGCCTGGTTGAGCTTCAGGAAAGCGGATTCATCGCCCTTGGCCGCAATGGTGCGGAGACGCAATTCCGCAAGCACGAAGGGATAGCAGAGGTTGGCTGCGTAGTGCGGGATTTCCAAGGGTTCGCGGTTGATGGGCAGGCTGGCGTTCAGGCCTGCTTGGATCACCGGAAGCGAATCCCCCTTGGCCTCAAACAGGACTTTCCGCAAAGCAAGCGCCGTCGCGACCGGTTTGCCACCGGCCTGCGTGATGGGCTTCAGAACCTGGATGCCTGCCTTGGCGGCCTCTCCGGCGTTGATCACCACCGGGCCAGGTTCGCCGGGCAGATCCGCCGCGACCAGCCCCAGGCTGGGTTCCCAGATCTGGGGTTGCGCATTGAGCCTCCCCACCAAGCCGAGCAGCGGGTCTTCATCGAGGGGTTTCACCGCGATGTGCTCTTCCTCGCCGCCGAGGGTGCCGAGCGCCAAATCCACCGGAAAGCCTGGCCTGTCCTTGACCACGGTCAATGTGAGGACCAGCTCGGCTTCCTTGGCCGTCTTGAGGCGGGCCATGGCCTCCAGCGGGGCCTCGCCCTCCTTGGGTTTGATGAACGCCACTTCGTTCAGCCGTTCGCCCAGGCTCTTGAGCTGGGCGATGAGCCGGGCTTTCCCTGGAAATTCATCCATTCCATCGAAGCCGAGGAAGGCCAGGCGCGGTTTGGGTTTGGCAGCCAGACTCACGGCCTTGTTTTCGGGGACCTCCACCCTCTGCGAAAAGCCGCCCGAGGGGTACTTCACCACCAGATCGTAGGTTCCCGCACAGACCGATGCGGCGTTCAAGGGCAGCGGACCGTAGCTCTGCCCCGAAAGGAACAATTCACCGCCCGGCCAGGCGGAGCCGACCGTCAACGTGCCGCGGGAAGGGTCGAGCTTGATGGCTTCCAGGACGTGGTCCGCGTAGGGCGTGGTGAAAGACTCGTCCAATTCCACCCGCTTGGGGCGGAAGCAGGCTGATTTCAATTCGAGGATGTGCTTGCCGACTCTCAGTTCGGACAGGATGAAGGCACCCGACAGATCCTCCACTTTCAGACCCGCTTTGTCAGCCACGGCCTTCAGTTCCGCTGGCGCCTGGGCTGATGCAGGCTGGACCGGGGTTTTGCCGAGGGGCTTGCCGTCCAGCGAGACATCCGTGCCGCTCGGATAGGTGTAGAAAGTGACGGTCGAGGCGTTGCGGTCCAGCTTGAAGTCCACGTTCTTGGCGTCTTTCGGGGCCAGCGCGAGGTTCACTTCCTGGGGGCTGTAGCCCGGTTTGGCGTAAACCAGCTTATGGTCGCCGAAGGGAAGGTAGCGTGAAACCGAGGCGGGGCCTGGTTTTCCGTCGACCTTCAAAGCTCCGCCATCCGGCTGGAAGGTGAATCCGACCTTGGCGAATTTGGCGCCGCGGAGATTCTCGTAGAGGGTCTGCAATTTCCCGGAGGTGATGTTCTTGTCCAACTCGAAATCCGGATCGAACGCCACCAGGGCCTCGATGCGTTTGACCGCCTCGGCTTTCTTGGCCGGATTCCGGTCCTCCAGGATGGCAAGCCAGTTGTAGGTCTCGCAGAGCACCTGGTTCCATTCCGGATCCATCGCGCTGCCTTGGAGGGCCATGGGTTCCAAGGCGGCGAGCACCTGCTCGAACTTGGCGGCGGCGCCATCCCGGTCGCCTTGGTTGGCCCAGAGATCCTTCCCCTGCTTGAAGACTTCTTTCAAGGCCAGGTCCGGTTGCGGGGCCTGCGCATGGAGGCCGCCGCTGATGAACAGCAGGGCGGCGGGAGCGTACAGCGGGCGGCGGGGCATCAGTTCAACCGGAGGAGTAGGTCGTTGGATCGGTCTGCAAGGATGAGGCCGCCGTTCTGGTCGATGGCGATCGCGACGAATTTCCCGCTGATGCCCAGCTGGCGCCAGGTCGCCTGGCGAAGCACGACACCATCCGGCCCCCAGAGCACCACGCCTTCGAATTCCCCGCCATCGACAATGGCAGCCACATGCCCGACGGCGTCGCTGCCCAGGGCCACCACGTAGCGGAACACGCCAGGGAGGCCCTTGCCATAGGGAATCCAGACCTGGGGTTGGCCGTTCGCATCCAGGAATTTCACATCGCGGTTGGCGTCGGAAGCCTGGGCGACGCCGCCGTTCGGAAGGGGGGCCAGGGCGTTGGTGGTGGGCGAAGGCAGCGCCTTCTGCTGGCCATCGGCGCCGATGAGCGTGAGCGCCGCGACCTTCCGGTCACCGACCCAGATGGTTCCCCAGCGGTCCAAAACACCGCCTGTCGGGGTGTTGCCAGCCAGTTCCAGCAACGTGCCATCTTCCCTCGCCAAGCCCTGCTTGGTGAGGAACCAGGGCAGGCCGCTGGGAGCGATCATCATGGCCTTTGCGCCCTTCACCAGCGCTCCCACGGGGATCGACTCCATTTTGCGAAGGAGGTCCACGCGATCCAGGCCGTCCTCGTAGATGTAGAGATCTCCATCGGAACCGGAAACCAGCAAGGTGGGGGTGTTGACCCATTTCGGGGCCTTGCCCGCAGGCCAATTCCCTTCGGATTTCAAGGGCATCTTCTGCATCCGCCACTTCACGCGGACCGCCAAGCGCCAGGCTGCCTCCCTGGCTTCAGGACTGTTGGGCGACCGTTCGCGAATGCGCTCCAGCAGCCGCAGGCATCCCTGCAGGTCCCCTTTGATGTCGAGCACTTCGGCAGCCTGCAGCAGGGCCTTGGGCGCGAAGGCCGACAGCGGATCCAGCCGGTAGGCTTCCAAGAAACTCTGCAGCGCGCGGCCCCAGTTGGATTGGCCCTGGAAAGCCAGGCCGAGCTGGTAGTGGGCTCCGGCCACGGCGGGGTTGTCGGTATAGAGATCCACCACGCGGTTGAATTCGGCGATGGCTTCCTTCATGTCTGCGGGCTTCCTGGCGCGTTCCGCCAGGATTTCCCCTCGCAGCAGCATCGCCTCCGCAGCGATGGGGGATTTGATGTGTTCGGTTTTCAGACGCTCGAGGAAGGGCAGGGCCGACTCTGGCTTCTTCTCCACGTCAATGTGGTAACGCGCCATCCGGATCAAGGCCTGGGCTGCAAAGCCGGATTTTGGGGAGGCTTGCAACAGCTGGTTCCAGGTTTCAAAAGCTTCCGGGTAGGAGCGGGCGTGGTAGGCCCTTTCGCCGCTGAGATAGAGTTTTTCTGAAATATCGGCATCCTGGGCCAGAAGTGTCCAAACCGGGACCGCACCCAGAACGCAGGCCATGGCGGATCGGCGTGTGAAGGGCAGGAGCCCGGTCATTGATGCCTCAAATAGAAGTGGCTTCATGATAGCCCACCGCCAGGAGCTGTAACGAAATAAGGGGCGCATTTCTGCATAGTTGGTCGCGGCCGCCGCCGCTGCGCATGGATCTGGACCGGTGGGTTAATTTTTTGGGGTGGCGGCTTTCAAGTCTTGAAGCCTGATAAGTTGTACCGATGCGCGGAATTTTGTATCTGGCTTTCGCCTTCCAGGCCGCCCTCTTGCCGGCCCAGGTGCCCTTCGAGCAGCTGGATCCACTGGCCCAGGCGGAGGCCAAGGACATTCTGCGCCGGGCGGATTTCGTTTTTCAGACCCGCACGGCTCCCAAGCGAGTGCGGCTTGGAACCATGGACCAGCTGTTCGACCACCCGCGCTTGGCCGCCGCCATGTGGCGCCACTGCCAGTTCGTTCCGGGGTTCTACATCTTCCAGGAACCTTCGGGCGTGTGGTCCATGGATGACACAAAAGGCCTCCATGGCACCATGCGCCTCGTGCTGAGGAAGCCCGGCCTGCGGATCTACATCGTGGAAGGCCGCGCTGAACGGGGGCGTTTGAAGACGCCTTTCGCCGTGGGCGCGAAAATGGTTTCGATCTACCGCTATTGGGAAGGGCCCAAAGGCTTCGAAACCCACCTCCAGACCTGGACCGCCCTGGATTCAGCGCTCCTGGGCTTTGTCTCCAAACCCTTCCGCCCCTACATCCGGCATCGGCAAGATGAATTCATCGCCTATATCAACGGCAACATCTCGCTCTTTGGTGAATTCGCGGATCTGGATCCGCGGGAATTCGAGGGGCCCCTCCGGCGCGAAGGAGACCCCATCGCCATCCGTGATTTCGAACGAATTTTTTCCCGAAAGCTGCACAAATGAACAGCAATCCCTATACCCCCCCCGATGCCCCTCTGGATCCGCCCCAACCGGACTACGACGGCCGGCTTCTGCCATTTGAAGACAGGGCTGGCTTCCCGAGCCTGCTGGGCCGCATCGGGGCCACGTTCCGCGTGTTCTGGACGGACACGGCGCTGGCTGGGGAAGGCCTTGGACTGCGCGCGGACGTCGGCCCAGCCATGGTCTTCTACGCGATGCTGGGGCTGCCGGTGGCCATGGCCGCAGGCGTGGCCCAGACGTTTTTCCCGATCCAGCCCTGGTTCATGTCCTGGATGCATGCTCCAAAGCCGGCGGTGCCCACGGGGACGGCCCTGACCCTCACGTTGGTGGGAGTCCTGATGGCGCCGCTCTGGATCGCTGTCGCCTTTACCCTCGCAGGCGTATTCAACCATGCGGGGCTTTGGCTGGTCGGGGGCACGCGGGCCAAGCTAGGGTTGTCCGTGACCTACCGAACCCTGCTCTATGGCGCGGCGACCTTGGTGGTGCCCGTGAGCCTGGCCGAATTGGCGCTGAACCGGCTACCGGGGGCCTTCGGCACGCTGGGCCAGGTGATCTCCCTCGGGGCCCAATTGGGGATATTTTTCTACCAGGGCGTGATCTTCGCCCGTGCCCACCGCACGGATACCTGGCGCGGCGTGCTGGGGCTCCTGATGCCCATTCTGCTGGCGGGGCTGATCTGCGGAGGCTGCCTGGCCGCCCTCTGGTTCGGCGGGGGTGAGCAATTCCGCGAAGCCCTGCAAAAAGCGTTGAATAATTGAGCGGCGGGTCGTGATGGCCGCCCTGTTCCATCGCCTGATCCAATGCGCCCTCCATCCCGTGAAGGGCTTCCAGGGGCGGGCCGGGGAGGCCCCCTCGCTGGGGGATTCATTTAAATGGATGATGCTGCTGCGCGGTTCATTCAGCGTGCTGAGCGGCCTGCTCACGCTCCATGCGGTCTACCGCGACTACCCCGTGTTCAAGAATGCCGACAGCCCCATGTGGCAGGAATTGCTTCGGCGGCTCCCTGCGGATCTCGCCACCTTCAACGTGGAAGACCTCCGCGCCTTCCTCGGGGGTCTTCCGGACTTGCCACCCTGGGCCAGTCTTTGGCCCTGGGTGCTGGTGCTCGGCCCCCTTGGGATCGCCAGCGCCTGGCTCCACAATGCGGTCTGGGACCACACCTGCCTATGGATCCTGGGCGGGCTGAAAAAGTCCCGCAGCTGGCGCGTCACGTTCATCGCCGAGGCCGAGGCCATGCAAGTCGGCACTCTGGATGCCGCGTTCTCGCTGTTGAGCTTCATCCCACTGGCGGGACCCCTGCTGGCGCCGCTGTTCATGATGTCCGGCGCCTATTTCTGGGTGATGCGCGGGCTGGCCCTGGCGGCCTTCCACCATGCGCCCATGTGGAAAGGCGCGGTGGCGACGGCGCTGCACATCCTGCTGGCCGCGCTTTGCCTCTGCGGAATGCTGGGCCTCTGCTGGCTCATCGTCATCCAGTCGGTGATGGCTTGAATTCTCGCGGCTTCCCATGGCTGGCCACAGGCCTCGTGGGTTCGGGGGGGCTCGGGATCCTGGCGGCGAAGGCCCTCGGAGCGAGCCGCCTTTCGCTTCCACCCTGCATCTTCAAGAGCCTGACCGGGGTGCCTTGCGCCACCTGCGGCCTCACGCGCTGCGGGATGGCCCTTGCGCAAGGCGATTGGCGCATGGCCTTCCATTGGCATCCCCTGGCGGTGCTATTCGTCCTTTGCGCGCCCGTTCTCGTGGCTTGGGACCTGCGCCGCGCCAGGCGCGGAGAGCCATTCCCGGATCTGCCGGACTCGCTTGCGTTGCGCATGGCCGCCGCCGGCCTTTTCCTGGGCGCCTGGGCGCTGCAAGTGGCTCGCGGCATCTAGGCCGGTCGCAGGCCGGCGCGATGGGGCACCCCGCAGCAAAGCAAACGGAATTGCGCCCTTCAAGGCCCCCCTCGCATTCGAGGCGGAAAAGTTATTTTTTCAACGGCGGCCTAGAGCAGTCATCATGCTTCAATCCCTACCCTCCGGAGTGCGTCCATGTTCCAGCAGATCCTGGATCAGTTGATTGAGCGGGTGCCCGAGGCCCTCGCGGCCACGTTCAGCGACCGGGATGGCGAACCCATCGCCACGCGCACCATCCAGGTGCCCAATGAAGCATTGCAGTTGCTCGGCGCCTACCAGCAGACGGTCAAGCGGCACCTGACCCAGGCCATCGAGGAATTCGACCGGGGCGACATCGAACAGCTCGCCTTCGCCACCCAGGACCACTGGATCCTGATGATGGGGGCCGCCGAGGGTTGCACGCTGGTGCTGGTCATCCACCGCGAAGGCATCCTGGGCCGGGCGCGGTTCGAGATGATCAGGGCCATCAAGGCCTTGAATGAACAGCTCTGAGCCAGGAATTTAAGGAGCAAGCATGGAGCGGTTCATCGGCCTCATTGGCATCGTTGTGTTCATGGCCATCGCCATCGGATTGAGCCGCCACCGCGGGCGCATCCATTGGAAGACCGTGGCGTGGGGGCTCGGCCTGCAGTGGCTGTTCGCCATCGTCGTGCTCAAGGGCGATCTGCTTTCGCGGTGGCTGGGTTTCAACGGCGCGATGCCCTGGCCCGGATTCTGGCTGCATGAAGGCACGCCGGCAGCGCATTTCTATGGCCTGGGCTGGATCATCTTCGCGCTGATGTTCATGCCCATGCTCCTCCGCCGCTTCGCGAAATTCCAGAGCCGGCAGCTCAACTGGGGCATCTTCGGCGTGGTGGTCTACGGGTTGCTCTGGGGCAACCTGGTGGGCAAGACCTTCAACAACATCCGCATCGTGGTGCAGCACCTGATGGAATACGCCCACGACGGCGCCAGCTTCGTCTTCGGCCCCCTCGCGGACAGCGCGGCCGGCGGCATGGGCGCGCCCGTGATGGACAGCGCCCACCAGACCATCGGCCGCATGGGCATGGTCTTCGCCTTCGTGGTGCTGCCCACCATCATCTTCGTGGCGAGCATCTTCGCGGTGCTCTACTACCTGGGCATCATGCAGTGGGTCGTGGGCGCCTGCGCCCGGGCCATGGGCCGCGTGCTCAAGGTCAGCGGCGCCGAAAGCGTGAGCGTGGCCGCGAGCATCCTGATGGGCCAGACCGAAGCGCCCCTCACCATCCGGCCCTTCCTCTCGCGGCTCACCCGCTCCGAACTGATGGTCATCATGACCGCGGGCATGGCCCACGTTTCGGGATCCATCATGGTGGCCTACGTGCAGATCGCCGGCGTGGACATCGTGCACCTGCTCACAGCCGTGATCATGACTGCGCCGGGCGCCGTGATGATCGCCAAGATCCTGGAACCCGAAGTCGAGGAACCCGAAACCCAGATGGTGGCGGGTGAAGAACTGAAAGTCGACATCCCCAACCACGATGCGAACGTCATCGACGCCGCCGCCCGCGGCGCCTTCGAGGGGGGCAGCCTGGCCTTCAACGTGGCCGTCATGCTCATCGCCTTCATCGCGCTTGTGGCGCTCATCAACGGCCTCATCAAGGCCGCCTATCCCGGGGGCAGCCTGGAAATCATCCTCGGCACGCTGTTCAAGCCCTTCGCCTTCCTGATGGGTGTGCCCTGGAGCGAGGCCGGCACCGTGGGTTCGCTGCTCGGCACGCGCATGGTGGTGAACGAGTTCGTCGCCTTCATCCAGCTTGGAGCGTTGCCCGCCCTCAGCGTCAAAGCCAAGCTCGTCTCCACCTTCGCCCTCTGCGGCTTCGCCAATTTCTCCAGCATCGCCATCCAGGTGGGCGGCATCGGCGCCCTCATTCCGGAGCGCCGCAGCGACCTGGCGCGGCTCGGGCTCAAAGCCATGCTCGCCGGAACCTTGGCCAACTTCCTGAGCGCCTGCATCGCGGGCGTGTTGAGTTGATCAATTATTCGGCGGCGCCTGGACCCGTTTCTTCCGGCGCGTGGGGAGGTTCGACGCCGCGCCAGCCCAAGGTCCAGGCCAGATTCAGCAGCAGCCCCATCAGGATGTAGACGACGAAAAACCCGATGAAAAAATACTGCCGGAAAATGATCATCAGGCAGAGGATCCCCACGAAGGCGACTTTCAGCCCCATGGCGGCGCGGGGGCTTTGGGACTTTTTCTTGAAGCTCGGGAACCGCACCGTGGAGACCATCAGCAGCCCCACCAGGAACAGCTCGGCGGCGAAATAGTAGGCATGCTTGGCCAGCACGGGCTGGCCCGGCCAGCAGAGGATCACGGACGCGATGCAAGCTGCGCCCGCGGGGATGGGCATCCCCACGAAGAACCGCGAATCCACGATGCTCACCTGCACGTTGAAGCGCGCCAGCCTGAGGGCCCCGCAGGCGACAAAGAAGAAACACGCGGCCCAGCCCACGGCCCGCAGTTGGTAGTCGCCGATGCCCAGCGTGAAAAAGGCGTAGCGGTAGGCGAGGATCGCCGGGGCCATGCCGAAGCTGACCATGTCCGCTAGGCTGTCCAGCTGGACGCCGAATTCGGTGCTGGTGCCCGTGGCCCGGGCGACGCGGCCGTCCAAACCATCAAAGACGCCCGCAGCCACCAGCAGAATCGCGGCCCACAGGAAGTAGCGTTCGGGATTGTCCCCCGCCGCATTGATGGACATCACCACGGAGGAGAACCCGCAAAGGATGGAAATGAGCGTGATGCTCGACGGCAGGGCGAATTTCGACCGCTGCATGGCCCGCTTGCGCATGTCCCGGCGGTGCTCGCGGCGTTCTTCGGGGAGAGTCTTGAGTTCATCACTCCCCAGTGTTCCACAAAATCACCAGGAGGGCCGGGTCTGAATCGCCGATAGACTTAGAGGCTCGGAGGCTATGGATTTGAAGCATCTTGTGGTCATTGGCGGAGGCCATGCGGGGATCGAAGCGGCCCATATCGCCGCCCGCATGGGCATGGCCACGACGCTGCTGACCATGAACCTGGACCAGATCGGCCAGATGAGCTGCAACCCGAGCATCGGGGGCGTGGGCAAGGGCCATATGGTTCGGGAGCTGGACGCCCTCGGCGGGGCCATGGGGCGGCTCATCGACGCGACGGGAATCCATTTCCGCATTCTGAATGAAAGCCGGGGTGTGGCCGTGCGCGGCCCCCGGGCCCAGGCGGACAAGGTGAAGTACCGCATCGCGGCCCGCAAGCGGCTGGAGCACTCCCCGAACCTCAGGCTCCGCCAGGGTATCGTTGCGGCTTTCCGGTGGGGCCATGGCACCCGCGGTCTCCAAGGTGTGGAATTGCTGGACGGGAGCTTCCTTCCCTGCGACGCCGTCGTGCTGACTTCCGGCACGTTTCTCAACGGCCAGATCCTCATCGGCGAGAAGCGCATGGCCGCCGGCCGCGCGGGGGAGCCGCCGAGCACCCATCTCTCCGAGCAGTTGAAATCCCTGGGCCTGAAATGCCGCCGCCTGAAGACCGGCACCAGTCCCCGGTTGGCGAAGGACAGCATCGATTTCTCGCGGCTCGAGGTCCAGCGCGGCGATGACCCGCCCCGCCCATTCAGTTTTTTCACGGATGCATCCAAGGGCGGGATACCCCAGAGCCAGGTGCCCTGCCACATCGTCCACACCACGCCTGAAACCGAAGCCGCCGTCCGTGAAAACCTGCACCGGTCCGCGATGTACGGAGGGCACATCGAAGGCGTCGGTCCGCGGTACTGCCCCAGCATCGAAGACAAATTCGTGAAATTCCCCGACAAGGCGAGGCACCAGATCTTCGTGGAACCCGAGAGCTTCGAGACCGAGGAGATCTACCTTTCGGGGCTGTCCACCTCCATGCCGCCGGATGTGCAGCAACGCATGGTCCACAGCCTCCCGGGATTCGAGCAGGCGGAAATCATCCGCCCGGGCTATGCCATCGAGTACGACAGTTTCGATCCCCTGCAGCTTCATCGGGATCTCTCGATGGATGGCCTGGAAGGCGTCTGGTTTGCGGGCCAGATCAATGGCACCACCGGGTACGAGGAGGCCGCGGGGCAGGGCCTCATGGCCGGCATCAACGCGGCGCGCTGGCTGCGGGACGAGGAACCCATCATCCTCCGCCGGGACCAGGCCT encodes:
- the pssA gene encoding CDP-diacylglycerol--serine O-phosphatidyltransferase, which translates into the protein MQRSKFALPSSITLISILCGFSSVVMSINAAGDNPERYFLWAAILLVAAGVFDGLDGRVARATGTSTEFGVQLDSLADMVSFGMAPAILAYRYAFFTLGIGDYQLRAVGWAACFFFVACGALRLARFNVQVSIVDSRFFVGMPIPAGAACIASVILCWPGQPVLAKHAYYFAAELFLVGLLMVSTVRFPSFKKKSQSPRAAMGLKVAFVGILCLMIIFRQYFFIGFFVVYILMGLLLNLAWTLGWRGVEPPHAPEETGPGAAE
- a CDS encoding DUF2752 domain-containing protein, translated to MNSRGFPWLATGLVGSGGLGILAAKALGASRLSLPPCIFKSLTGVPCATCGLTRCGMALAQGDWRMAFHWHPLAVLFVLCAPVLVAWDLRRARRGEPFPDLPDSLALRMAAAGLFLGAWALQVARGI
- a CDS encoding tetratricopeptide repeat protein, whose translation is MTGLLPFTRRSAMACVLGAVPVWTLLAQDADISEKLYLSGERAYHARSYPEAFETWNQLLQASPKSGFAAQALIRMARYHIDVEKKPESALPFLERLKTEHIKSPIAAEAMLLRGEILAERARKPADMKEAIAEFNRVVDLYTDNPAVAGAHYQLGLAFQGQSNWGRALQSFLEAYRLDPLSAFAPKALLQAAEVLDIKGDLQGCLRLLERIRERSPNSPEAREAAWRLAVRVKWRMQKMPLKSEGNWPAGKAPKWVNTPTLLVSGSDGDLYIYEDGLDRVDLLRKMESIPVGALVKGAKAMMIAPSGLPWFLTKQGLAREDGTLLELAGNTPTGGVLDRWGTIWVGDRKVAALTLIGADGQQKALPSPTTNALAPLPNGGVAQASDANRDVKFLDANGQPQVWIPYGKGLPGVFRYVVALGSDAVGHVAAIVDGGEFEGVVLWGPDGVVLRQATWRQLGISGKFVAIAIDQNGGLILADRSNDLLLRLN
- a CDS encoding roadblock/LC7 domain-containing protein, with translation MFQQILDQLIERVPEALAATFSDRDGEPIATRTIQVPNEALQLLGAYQQTVKRHLTQAIEEFDRGDIEQLAFATQDHWILMMGAAEGCTLVLVIHREGILGRARFEMIRAIKALNEQL
- a CDS encoding NupC/NupG family nucleoside CNT transporter, with the protein product MERFIGLIGIVVFMAIAIGLSRHRGRIHWKTVAWGLGLQWLFAIVVLKGDLLSRWLGFNGAMPWPGFWLHEGTPAAHFYGLGWIIFALMFMPMLLRRFAKFQSRQLNWGIFGVVVYGLLWGNLVGKTFNNIRIVVQHLMEYAHDGASFVFGPLADSAAGGMGAPVMDSAHQTIGRMGMVFAFVVLPTIIFVASIFAVLYYLGIMQWVVGACARAMGRVLKVSGAESVSVAASILMGQTEAPLTIRPFLSRLTRSELMVIMTAGMAHVSGSIMVAYVQIAGVDIVHLLTAVIMTAPGAVMIAKILEPEVEEPETQMVAGEELKVDIPNHDANVIDAAARGAFEGGSLAFNVAVMLIAFIALVALINGLIKAAYPGGSLEIILGTLFKPFAFLMGVPWSEAGTVGSLLGTRMVVNEFVAFIQLGALPALSVKAKLVSTFALCGFANFSSIAIQVGGIGALIPERRSDLARLGLKAMLAGTLANFLSACIAGVLS
- the mnmG gene encoding tRNA uridine-5-carboxymethylaminomethyl(34) synthesis enzyme MnmG, with translation MDLKHLVVIGGGHAGIEAAHIAARMGMATTLLTMNLDQIGQMSCNPSIGGVGKGHMVRELDALGGAMGRLIDATGIHFRILNESRGVAVRGPRAQADKVKYRIAARKRLEHSPNLRLRQGIVAAFRWGHGTRGLQGVELLDGSFLPCDAVVLTSGTFLNGQILIGEKRMAAGRAGEPPSTHLSEQLKSLGLKCRRLKTGTSPRLAKDSIDFSRLEVQRGDDPPRPFSFFTDASKGGIPQSQVPCHIVHTTPETEAAVRENLHRSAMYGGHIEGVGPRYCPSIEDKFVKFPDKARHQIFVEPESFETEEIYLSGLSTSMPPDVQQRMVHSLPGFEQAEIIRPGYAIEYDSFDPLQLHRDLSMDGLEGVWFAGQINGTTGYEEAAGQGLMAGINAARWLRDEEPIILRRDQAYIGVMIDDLCTKGTDEPYRMLTARAEHRLALACDLADARLLEVSKAIGSLSRDEIDVVESKLSRRGDLHQQCEKTWVTQTSRFGPIAAKAGLSLNAGMTLKELFKRQALTDGLADEALALVPGFSGAQRGWDPDWERDLLLFEARYDGYREREARLLHHHRDWDGVDIPQDFPIETLLSFSNEVREKFKKHRPETLGQASRIPGITPAAVTLLHLLIEKRRSA